One Dioscorea cayenensis subsp. rotundata cultivar TDr96_F1 chromosome 15, TDr96_F1_v2_PseudoChromosome.rev07_lg8_w22 25.fasta, whole genome shotgun sequence genomic region harbors:
- the LOC120277178 gene encoding TIR-only protein-like produces the protein MAGALHRVLPRFVTPCRIVTSVGDAVTNSVITETKAIDGRRRRQCDVFINHRGVDTKRTVAGLVYDRLAQLNLCPFLDNRSMEPGDKLCDNISSAISDCHVGIAIFSPRYCESFFCLNELAMLVEAKKKLIPIFFDIKPSSLHVTDHPNLSTQAIQRFNNALLEAKNTVGLTFDSQSGNWSELVTRTADIVVKSISNGR, from the exons ATGGCTGGTGCGCTGCACCGCGTCCTTCCGAGATTTGTAACTCCCTGCAGAATTGTGACCAGCGTGGGCGATGCGGTAACAAATAGTGTAATCACCGAGACGAAGGCGATTGATGGGAGGCGGCGGCGGCAGTGTGACGTGTTCATAAACCACCGTGGAGTAGACACGAAGAGGACGGTGGCCGGGCTGGTGTATGACCGGCTGGCGCAGCTGAACCTGTGCCCTTTCCTCGACAACCGGAGCATGGAACCCGGGGACAAGTTGTGTGACAACATCAGTTCGGCCATATCGGACTGTCATGTGGGGATCGCTATCTTCTCCCCTCGCTATTGTGAGTCATTCTTTTGCCTCAACGAACTTGCCATGCTCGTCGAGGCCAAGAAGAAGCTCATTCCCATCTTCTTTGACATTAAACCATCTAGCCTTCATGTCACTGACCATCCCAACCTCTCCACCCAGGCAATCCAGAGGTTCAACAATGCTCTCCTAGAAGCCAAGAATACGGTTGGCCTTACCTTCGACTCCCAGAGCGG GAACTGGTCTGAGCTGGTGACTAGAACTGCTGACATAGTGGTGAAAAGCATAAGCAACGGCAGATGA
- the LOC120277937 gene encoding ABC transporter G family member 9 isoform X2: MILVDPSSLFYYLLGRRRRSSSNNLSSINLLSFIGRMMATAPVDFHNSCTTEEAGQNRSILIKTKHPITLKFEQVVYKIRTSNNKKQPKGGGGGGGGATERTILKGLSGAVLPGEMLAMLGPSGSGKTTLLSALGGRLSNKRFLSGGITYNGSPFSSLLKRNMGFVTQDDILHPHLTVAETLLYTALLRLPGSLSKQEKALHAETVMEQLGLTLCRNCIIGGGLVRGVSGGERKRVSIGQEILVNPSLLFLDEPTSGLDSTTAQCIVSMLSAMSSEGGRTILMTIHQPSSRLFYMFDKVLLMSDGHPVYFGKASEAMTYFANIGYTPSFPMNPADFLLDLANGVSSDGAQENRACVKEAIVSAYKSHLNDQVLQELREIDHQIDEKESSGGKSQWNTTWWQQFTILLKRSLKERKHVSFSGQKIGQVMAMAFLSGILWWQSGGHAQDQAIFTFPQERLVLTKERASGMYRLSSYFMSRMAGDLPMELVLPTAFMIIVYWMAGLKPHASSFFLTLIVLLLGVLVSQGLGLALGALVMDLKAATTLASVIMLTFMLAGGYYVQRVPVFISWIKYISLTFYVFKLQLGTQFSSSDTYHCALNVTCKVEDIPSIKLVGLDHQMEAAIVLSLMLFLFRFAAYLALTRVGVTR, translated from the exons ATGATTTTGGTTGATCCATCATCCCTCTTCTACTACTTGCTAGGGAGACGGAGAagaagcagcagcaacaacCTCAGCtcaattaatttgttatcattTATTGGAAGGATGATGGCGACGGCCCCAGTGGATTTCCACAACAGTTGCACAACAGAAGAGGCAGGACAAAACAGGtccattttaatcaaaaccaagcATCCCATCACCCTCAAG TTCGAACAGGTGGTGTACAAGATTCGCACCagcaacaacaagaaacaaccaaagggtggtggtggtggtggtggtggtgcgaCAGAGAGAACAATTCTGAAGGGATTATCCGGCGCTGTCCTCCCAGGGGAGATGCTGGCGATGCTGGGGCCATCTGGTAGTGGCAAGACCACTCTCCTAAGCGCGCTCGGGGGGCGTCTGAGCAACAAGCGCTTTCTCAGTGGCGGCATCACCTACAATGGAAGTCCTTTTTCCAGCTTGTTGAAGCGTAACATGGGTTTTGTGACCCAAGACGACATCCTACATCCACATCTAACCGTAGCAGAAACCTTGCTCTACACGGCACTCCTTCGACTTCCCGGAAGCCTGTCCAAGCAGGAAAAGGCGTTGCATGCAGAGACCGTGATGGAGCAGCTAGGGCTCACACTGTGTCGCAACTGCATCATAGGAGGTGGCTTGGTGAGAGGTGTCTCAGGTGGAGAGAGGAAGCGGGTGAGCATTGGCCAAGAGATCCTTGTCAACCCGAGCCTCCTATTCCTTGATGAGCCCACGTCTGGTCTGGACTCCACCACCGCACAGTGCATTGTGTCCATGTTGTCGGCTATGTCGTCCGAGGGTGGGAGAACCATTCTGATGACCATACACCAGCCTTCTAGCAGGCTATTCTACATGTTCGATAAGGTCTTGCTCATGTCCGATGGTCACCCAGTCTATTTCGGTAAAGCTTCCGAGGCTATGACCTACTTTGCCAACATTGGCTATACACCATCTTTTCCGATGAATCCAGCTGATTTTCTACTCGACCTTGCAAACG GCGTGTCCTCTGACGGTGCTCAAGAAAACAGAGCATGTGTGAAGGAAGCTATAGTGTCTGCTTACAAGTCACATTTAAATGATCAAGTTCTTCAAGAGCTTCGTGAAATTGACCACCAAATTGATGAAAAGGAGTCCAGTGGAGGCAAAAGTCAATGGAACACAACATGGTGGCAGCAATTTACGATTTTGCTCAAAAGAAGTTTGAAGGAAAGGAAACATGTTTCTTTCTCCGGACAGAAAATTGGACAAGTCATGGCAATGGCCTTTCTTTCAGGCATTCTTTGGTGGCAATCCGGAGGTCATGCTCAAGATCAG GCTATATTCACTTTCCCACAAGAGCGCCTGGTGCTAACAAAAGAGAGAGCCTCGGGGATGTACAGACTTTCATCCTATTTCATGTCAAGAATGGCAGGGGATTTACCCATGGAACTTGTTCTCCCAACCGCCTTCATGATCATTGTCTATTGGATGGCAGGCTTAAAACCCCATGCTTCGAGCTTTTTTCTGACACTAATTGTTTTGCTCTTGGGTGTTTTAGTCTCCCAAGGTTTGGGGCTCGCACTCGGCGCACTTGTCATGGACCTCAAGGCAGCCACCACTCTTGCTTCGGTCATTATGCTTACCTTTATGCTTGCCGGTGGGTACTACGTCCAAAGAGTGCCTGTGTTCATCTCGTGGATCAAGTACATTTCGCTGACCTTCTATGTTTTCAAACTTCAGCTGGGCACCCAGTTCTCCTCGAGTGACACCTATCATTGTGCTTTGAACGTCACATGCAAAGTGGAAGATATTCCTTCGATCAAGCTTGTTGGACTTGATCATCAAATGGAAGCTGCCATTGTTTTAAGCTTAATGCTCTTCTTATTTAGGTTTGCTGCATATCTTGCCTTGACGAGAGTCGGTGTAACCCGTTGA
- the LOC120277937 gene encoding ABC transporter G family member 9 isoform X1: MILVDPSSLFYYLLGRRRRSSSNNLSSINLLSFIGRMMATAPVDFHNSCTTEEAGQNRSILIKTKHPITLKFEQVVYKIRTSNNKKQPKGGGGGGGGATERTILKGLSGAVLPGEMLAMLGPSGSGKTTLLSALGGRLSNKRFLSGGITYNGSPFSSLLKRNMGFVTQDDILHPHLTVAETLLYTALLRLPGSLSKQEKALHAETVMEQLGLTLCRNCIIGGGLVRGVSGGERKRVSIGQEILVNPSLLFLDEPTSGLDSTTAQCIVSMLSAMSSEGGRTILMTIHQPSSRLFYMFDKVLLMSDGHPVYFGKASEAMTYFANIGYTPSFPMNPADFLLDLANGVSSDGAQENRACVKEAIVSAYKSHLNDQVLQELREIDHQIDEKESSGGKSQWNTTWWQQFTILLKRSLKERKHVSFSGQKIGQVMAMAFLSGILWWQSGGHAQDQVGLIFFYGTFWGFLPLFQAIFTFPQERLVLTKERASGMYRLSSYFMSRMAGDLPMELVLPTAFMIIVYWMAGLKPHASSFFLTLIVLLLGVLVSQGLGLALGALVMDLKAATTLASVIMLTFMLAGGYYVQRVPVFISWIKYISLTFYVFKLQLGTQFSSSDTYHCALNVTCKVEDIPSIKLVGLDHQMEAAIVLSLMLFLFRFAAYLALTRVGVTR, encoded by the exons ATGATTTTGGTTGATCCATCATCCCTCTTCTACTACTTGCTAGGGAGACGGAGAagaagcagcagcaacaacCTCAGCtcaattaatttgttatcattTATTGGAAGGATGATGGCGACGGCCCCAGTGGATTTCCACAACAGTTGCACAACAGAAGAGGCAGGACAAAACAGGtccattttaatcaaaaccaagcATCCCATCACCCTCAAG TTCGAACAGGTGGTGTACAAGATTCGCACCagcaacaacaagaaacaaccaaagggtggtggtggtggtggtggtggtgcgaCAGAGAGAACAATTCTGAAGGGATTATCCGGCGCTGTCCTCCCAGGGGAGATGCTGGCGATGCTGGGGCCATCTGGTAGTGGCAAGACCACTCTCCTAAGCGCGCTCGGGGGGCGTCTGAGCAACAAGCGCTTTCTCAGTGGCGGCATCACCTACAATGGAAGTCCTTTTTCCAGCTTGTTGAAGCGTAACATGGGTTTTGTGACCCAAGACGACATCCTACATCCACATCTAACCGTAGCAGAAACCTTGCTCTACACGGCACTCCTTCGACTTCCCGGAAGCCTGTCCAAGCAGGAAAAGGCGTTGCATGCAGAGACCGTGATGGAGCAGCTAGGGCTCACACTGTGTCGCAACTGCATCATAGGAGGTGGCTTGGTGAGAGGTGTCTCAGGTGGAGAGAGGAAGCGGGTGAGCATTGGCCAAGAGATCCTTGTCAACCCGAGCCTCCTATTCCTTGATGAGCCCACGTCTGGTCTGGACTCCACCACCGCACAGTGCATTGTGTCCATGTTGTCGGCTATGTCGTCCGAGGGTGGGAGAACCATTCTGATGACCATACACCAGCCTTCTAGCAGGCTATTCTACATGTTCGATAAGGTCTTGCTCATGTCCGATGGTCACCCAGTCTATTTCGGTAAAGCTTCCGAGGCTATGACCTACTTTGCCAACATTGGCTATACACCATCTTTTCCGATGAATCCAGCTGATTTTCTACTCGACCTTGCAAACG GCGTGTCCTCTGACGGTGCTCAAGAAAACAGAGCATGTGTGAAGGAAGCTATAGTGTCTGCTTACAAGTCACATTTAAATGATCAAGTTCTTCAAGAGCTTCGTGAAATTGACCACCAAATTGATGAAAAGGAGTCCAGTGGAGGCAAAAGTCAATGGAACACAACATGGTGGCAGCAATTTACGATTTTGCTCAAAAGAAGTTTGAAGGAAAGGAAACATGTTTCTTTCTCCGGACAGAAAATTGGACAAGTCATGGCAATGGCCTTTCTTTCAGGCATTCTTTGGTGGCAATCCGGAGGTCATGCTCAAGATCAG GTTGGGCTCATTTTCTTTTATGGCACCTTTTGGGGTTTTCTCCCACTATTTCAGGCTATATTCACTTTCCCACAAGAGCGCCTGGTGCTAACAAAAGAGAGAGCCTCGGGGATGTACAGACTTTCATCCTATTTCATGTCAAGAATGGCAGGGGATTTACCCATGGAACTTGTTCTCCCAACCGCCTTCATGATCATTGTCTATTGGATGGCAGGCTTAAAACCCCATGCTTCGAGCTTTTTTCTGACACTAATTGTTTTGCTCTTGGGTGTTTTAGTCTCCCAAGGTTTGGGGCTCGCACTCGGCGCACTTGTCATGGACCTCAAGGCAGCCACCACTCTTGCTTCGGTCATTATGCTTACCTTTATGCTTGCCGGTGGGTACTACGTCCAAAGAGTGCCTGTGTTCATCTCGTGGATCAAGTACATTTCGCTGACCTTCTATGTTTTCAAACTTCAGCTGGGCACCCAGTTCTCCTCGAGTGACACCTATCATTGTGCTTTGAACGTCACATGCAAAGTGGAAGATATTCCTTCGATCAAGCTTGTTGGACTTGATCATCAAATGGAAGCTGCCATTGTTTTAAGCTTAATGCTCTTCTTATTTAGGTTTGCTGCATATCTTGCCTTGACGAGAGTCGGTGTAACCCGTTGA